The following are encoded together in the Roseivirga misakiensis genome:
- a CDS encoding spermine/spermidine synthase domain-containing protein: MSNVFKGNVMIAGWSLVGYCLGYPVLLANYFYEKPLIDIFGYLFIFFSGIFLTRKFLQKWSGLRYMAIALIILPLAWLKLDYWLYSTLYSPQFILYLELLLLSVSAYALFRYPIVPKAPKWTLLVLVPFFLFGFLLSFFSKEHSFSEMLVLFFATGLIAHYWEVKRSIAVVTAHGAITFLIGSNFFDPPKFFETQSNFHDKVVYSYTTDIQRVDITEWKGDHWFYADGVNQFSSIDAWLFYEPFAFPVLNLVSDVNEVLVVGGENGMLVNELFKAGLEHIDQVPIDGKLLELASEEELFLRYNREYPADKKAQVVASDIFDYLNSSNRKYDIIFLDVADPIDIERNQFFTQEFYELVSRNLTIKGLVVTQSGSPYFATEAYDIVLKTMEAANLNVVSYHNQILTLGEWSWAIGSANMGKSDMKSRLAKSKFEQYPTKWLNQEAMQMMLSFGKPSRKTEALKINTIKDPVLYKYYLNGNYGFK, encoded by the coding sequence ATGAGTAATGTCTTCAAGGGCAACGTGATGATAGCTGGATGGAGCCTTGTTGGCTATTGCCTCGGCTATCCCGTGTTACTTGCAAATTACTTTTATGAGAAACCGCTGATCGATATTTTTGGCTATTTGTTCATTTTCTTCAGTGGTATATTCTTGACCAGAAAGTTTCTTCAAAAATGGTCTGGACTTCGGTACATGGCCATCGCACTGATAATATTGCCATTAGCTTGGCTTAAACTCGATTACTGGCTTTATTCCACACTTTATTCGCCTCAATTTATACTCTACTTAGAACTTCTATTGTTGAGTGTTTCAGCTTATGCTTTGTTCCGATATCCTATTGTACCTAAAGCACCCAAGTGGACGCTTTTAGTCTTGGTGCCGTTTTTTCTTTTCGGGTTTTTACTGAGCTTCTTTTCTAAAGAACATAGCTTTTCAGAAATGTTGGTGCTCTTTTTTGCAACAGGTTTAATAGCTCATTATTGGGAAGTAAAAAGGTCTATTGCTGTAGTTACTGCTCATGGTGCGATAACATTTTTAATTGGTTCAAACTTTTTTGATCCTCCCAAATTCTTTGAAACCCAGTCAAATTTTCATGACAAGGTCGTTTACTCCTATACCACTGATATTCAGCGGGTGGATATTACGGAATGGAAAGGAGATCATTGGTTTTATGCCGATGGTGTGAACCAGTTTAGCTCAATAGACGCTTGGCTTTTTTATGAACCTTTTGCATTTCCAGTGTTGAACTTGGTTTCAGATGTAAATGAAGTTTTAGTAGTAGGTGGGGAGAATGGCATGTTGGTTAATGAGCTTTTTAAAGCGGGCTTGGAGCATATTGATCAAGTACCGATCGATGGGAAACTCTTGGAATTGGCGTCGGAGGAGGAGTTGTTTTTGAGATATAACCGAGAATACCCAGCCGACAAAAAAGCACAGGTCGTGGCCAGTGATATTTTTGATTATTTGAATTCGAGTAACCGAAAGTATGATATCATTTTTTTAGATGTGGCGGATCCGATCGATATAGAAAGGAACCAGTTTTTCACTCAGGAATTTTACGAGTTAGTTAGTAGAAATTTGACCATTAAAGGCTTGGTGGTGACGCAGTCAGGCAGTCCATACTTCGCCACCGAGGCTTACGATATTGTATTAAAGACAATGGAAGCAGCAAACTTGAATGTTGTTTCCTACCACAATCAAATCTTGACACTGGGTGAATGGTCTTGGGCTATTGGATCAGCTAACATGGGTAAATCAGATATGAAAAGCCGATTGGCGAAAAGTAAATTTGAGCAATACCCTACCAAATGGTTAAATCAAGAGGCGATGCAAATGATGTTGAGTTTTGGTAAGCCTTCAAGAAAAACTGAAGCTTTAAAAATCAATACAATTAAAGACCCCGTCTTGTACAAATATTATTTAAATGGAAATTATGGCTTCAAATAG
- a CDS encoding ion transporter produces MSKATKRKILKTLDRAEEADTLSKRFDMLITTLILLNVAAVIIETVDSIHDQYSLYFHYFEVFSVVVFSIEYVIRLWACTVLEKYKHPVFGRIKYMFSASAIIDLLAILPFYLPFVLNHSDGRIVRILRLARLVRIFKLGRYSQALTLISDVIRKRREELIVSLTLLIIMLIFASTLMYYIEYEPDKPGFQSIPETMWWGVATLTTVGYGDVYPVTALGKLLGAAIAIMGVGLFALPAGIVAAGFESELRNRNKKNKGQDE; encoded by the coding sequence ATGAGTAAGGCAACGAAACGTAAAATTCTAAAAACACTCGATCGAGCAGAAGAGGCAGACACCTTAAGTAAACGGTTTGACATGTTGATTACGACATTGATTCTACTCAATGTTGCTGCCGTTATTATCGAAACGGTAGATTCTATTCATGATCAGTATAGCCTTTACTTTCATTACTTCGAGGTCTTTTCAGTTGTTGTATTTAGCATAGAATATGTAATCAGGCTTTGGGCTTGTACAGTATTAGAAAAATATAAGCATCCTGTTTTTGGACGGATCAAATACATGTTCTCGGCCTCAGCTATTATCGATCTTTTAGCTATTCTGCCTTTCTACCTACCGTTTGTTTTAAATCATTCAGATGGACGGATTGTTAGAATTTTAAGATTGGCTAGGTTAGTCAGAATCTTTAAGTTAGGCCGATACTCTCAAGCTTTGACACTGATTTCAGACGTGATTAGAAAGCGAAGAGAGGAGTTAATCGTTTCGCTGACTTTGCTCATTATCATGTTGATATTTGCTTCAACACTGATGTATTACATTGAATATGAGCCTGATAAACCAGGTTTTCAGAGCATTCCAGAAACCATGTGGTGGGGTGTAGCTACACTAACTACCGTTGGTTATGGAGACGTTTATCCAGTAACGGCCCTAGGCAAACTCCTTGGTGCGGCTATAGCCATTATGGGAGTCGGTCTTTTTGCGTTACCCGCAGGTATAGTGGCTGCTGGATTTGAATCGGAGCTTAGAAACAGAAATAAAAAGAATAAGGGTCAGGATGAGTAA
- a CDS encoding sodium:solute symporter, with product MSPGLVIGLIAGYFALLVVIARVTSKGATSQTFFTANKQSPWFLVAFGMIGASLSGVTFISVPGEVGNSFFSYFQVVLGYLLGYFVIAKVLLPLYYKLNLVSIYGYLEQRFGFWSYKTGSAFFLLSRTIQASFRLFLVAIVLQTALFDAFGVPFWVSVAVTILLIWIYTFQGGIKTIVWTDTLQTSFLLIAVITTIYIITKELGWGFGETIAEIQSSEMSKIFYLDWGNARFFPKQFISGALIAIVMTGLDQDMMQKNLTCKSLKDAQKNIFWFSVVLIIANILFLSLGALLYLYAEQNGISIPDRTDGLYPLLALNHLGTFAGIVFLLGIIAAAYSSADSALTALTTAFCVDFLNFEQREESEKKKVRLKVHIAFSVALFIIILIFNGINDDSVINSIFRAAGYTYGPLLGLFSFGLLTKRVVRDKYVLAVCIAAPILSYLIDMNTDGWLGFFVLALNGALTFLGLLAISRTGKEA from the coding sequence ATGAGCCCTGGTTTGGTAATCGGTCTAATAGCCGGATATTTTGCACTATTGGTAGTTATAGCACGCGTAACATCGAAAGGTGCGACGTCGCAGACATTCTTCACTGCGAATAAGCAATCACCATGGTTTTTGGTAGCCTTCGGTATGATTGGTGCATCACTTTCTGGTGTAACTTTCATTTCTGTACCGGGAGAAGTCGGCAACAGCTTCTTTTCTTACTTTCAGGTCGTATTGGGCTATTTATTAGGCTATTTCGTAATAGCCAAAGTATTACTCCCACTATACTACAAGCTAAATCTAGTTTCCATTTACGGTTATTTAGAACAACGATTCGGGTTTTGGTCTTACAAAACTGGATCAGCATTCTTTCTACTGTCTAGAACAATTCAAGCTTCTTTTCGGCTTTTCTTGGTAGCGATAGTCCTGCAGACAGCTCTTTTCGATGCTTTCGGGGTTCCGTTTTGGGTATCTGTGGCTGTGACGATTTTGTTGATCTGGATATACACTTTCCAAGGCGGTATTAAAACGATCGTTTGGACGGATACTTTACAGACCTCCTTCCTATTAATCGCCGTGATCACCACGATTTACATCATCACCAAAGAACTTGGTTGGGGGTTTGGAGAAACCATTGCTGAAATTCAATCCAGTGAAATGTCCAAGATTTTTTATCTGGATTGGGGTAACGCTCGTTTCTTCCCTAAGCAATTTATTTCTGGTGCACTGATCGCCATCGTTATGACTGGCTTAGATCAGGATATGATGCAAAAGAACTTGACTTGTAAGTCACTGAAAGATGCACAAAAGAACATTTTCTGGTTTAGCGTGGTGCTAATTATCGCGAATATCTTATTCCTAAGTTTAGGTGCCTTACTTTACTTGTATGCAGAACAAAATGGCATTTCTATCCCAGATCGCACGGATGGATTGTACCCATTATTGGCCTTAAATCACCTCGGTACTTTTGCTGGCATTGTATTTTTACTTGGCATAATTGCAGCTGCCTATTCAAGTGCAGATTCTGCTTTAACCGCCCTAACAACCGCCTTTTGTGTGGACTTTCTAAACTTTGAGCAACGTGAGGAAAGCGAGAAGAAAAAGGTAAGACTAAAGGTTCATATCGCCTTTTCAGTAGCTTTATTCATTATCATTCTAATATTTAATGGCATAAATGATGATAGCGTCATCAACTCTATTTTCCGAGCAGCAGGATATACTTATGGCCCCTTACTTGGTCTATTTTCTTTTGGTTTATTAACCAAAAGGGTCGTTCGCGATAAATATGTTTTAGCCGTTTGCATAGCTGCACCCATCCTATCTTACCTTATTGATATGAACACAGATGGGTGGCTTGGATTCTTCGTACTCGCCTTAAATGGGGCACTAACTTTCCTTGGATTGCTAGCAATTTCCAGAACAGGAAAAGAGGCTTAA
- a CDS encoding TerC family protein — protein MEVLFTSEGVVALLTLTFLEIVLGVDNIIFISIISNRLPKEKQRNTRNLGLLLALVMRIGLLLGISWIIGFTEPLFTAFDYEISIKDLILIVGGLFLIGKSTTEIHESLEIDEHEETQKKATSIAKVILQIVALDMVFSFDSILTAVGLTEEILIMIVAVTIAMVVMMTFAGRISDFINKNPSLQMLAMSFLILIGFMLVLEGIGEHIPKGYIYFAVFFSLAVESLNMRRRRKVEAVKLKKRIKQ, from the coding sequence ATGGAAGTCTTATTTACCTCTGAAGGCGTTGTCGCCTTATTAACACTCACATTCTTAGAAATTGTGCTCGGTGTTGATAACATCATTTTTATCTCAATCATTTCGAATAGACTTCCAAAAGAGAAGCAAAGAAATACTCGAAACCTTGGACTACTGCTAGCCCTAGTGATGAGAATAGGCCTACTTCTAGGGATAAGTTGGATAATTGGTTTTACAGAGCCTTTATTTACTGCTTTCGACTATGAGATTAGTATCAAAGACTTGATTCTCATTGTTGGTGGTCTTTTTCTAATTGGAAAAAGCACTACTGAAATCCATGAGTCACTAGAAATTGATGAACACGAAGAAACGCAGAAAAAAGCTACTTCAATTGCTAAGGTTATCCTTCAGATTGTCGCGCTTGACATGGTGTTTTCCTTTGATTCAATTTTAACTGCAGTAGGTTTGACTGAAGAGATATTAATTATGATTGTGGCAGTTACTATTGCAATGGTAGTGATGATGACTTTTGCAGGTAGAATTAGTGACTTTATAAACAAGAACCCTTCTCTTCAAATGTTGGCCATGTCCTTCTTGATCTTAATTGGATTTATGTTGGTGCTTGAAGGCATTGGAGAACACATCCCTAAAGGTTACATCTACTTTGCGGTATTCTTCTCCTTGGCGGTAGAAAGTTTGAATATGCGTAGGCGAAGGAAAGTGGAAGCCGTGAAGCTTAAGAAACGTATAAAACAATAA
- a CDS encoding MGMT family protein: protein MAKDHTNFFNSVYDVARLIPPGRVTSYGAIAHYLGSKGSARIVGWAMNASGIHEDVPAHRVVNRAGILTGKHHFGTINPMQKRLEAEGVIVVDDKIQNLDQVYWDPTVELAL, encoded by the coding sequence ATGGCAAAAGATCACACTAATTTTTTCAATAGTGTTTACGATGTGGCCCGTTTAATTCCTCCCGGTCGTGTAACCAGTTATGGGGCCATAGCCCACTATCTTGGTTCAAAAGGGAGTGCACGAATTGTGGGTTGGGCAATGAATGCTTCGGGTATTCATGAAGATGTACCAGCACATAGAGTCGTAAATCGAGCCGGAATTTTGACCGGTAAACATCACTTTGGAACGATTAACCCGATGCAAAAACGGTTAGAGGCCGAGGGCGTAATAGTAGTTGATGATAAAATTCAAAATCTTGATCAAGTATACTGGGATCCGACTGTAGAGCTCGCCCTTTAA
- a CDS encoding sodium-dependent transporter has protein sequence MAINASSDNRGQWGSKFGFIMAAAGSAVGLGNIWRFPYITGENGGGAFVLVYLACVILIGVPLLFTEMGFGRFTKKSTIGAFKDTGANPFFMGLGAILAVLVSFFVLSYYGVIAGWTIGYIGKSISGSTESFADFAANPTMTIPLMAAFTLVTIFIVNKGISGGIEKAAKVLMPVLFILIAVVAIRSLTLEGAMKGVDFYMNPDFSKITGNTILAALGQAFFSMSIGWGIMVTYGSYLPKSANIVSSGVWVGFMDAGVALLAGFMIFPAVFAYGLSPEAGPTLVFQVLPEIFSQMPGGAAIGAFFFLLLTVAALTSSISMLEVPASYFMDEKKWSRKKSAWVVGTALFIVGIPSALSSGGAAFFSEMEVTIFGGTYTGFMDILDYFFGTFFIVIVALVTCIYVAWKMPIDNIVSEIDQGSKWTPGTLASNAFVFFIRFVCPVVILLVLLNMMGIFGIFAGGG, from the coding sequence ATGGCAATAAATGCTTCTTCCGACAACCGCGGGCAGTGGGGATCCAAGTTTGGATTCATCATGGCTGCAGCTGGTTCAGCAGTCGGATTAGGGAACATTTGGCGTTTCCCTTACATCACTGGAGAAAATGGTGGTGGAGCCTTTGTGCTCGTTTATTTGGCTTGTGTAATTCTGATTGGTGTACCGTTACTCTTTACAGAAATGGGCTTTGGTCGATTTACCAAGAAAAGTACCATTGGTGCATTTAAAGACACGGGTGCGAATCCATTTTTTATGGGGTTAGGGGCTATTCTTGCCGTTTTGGTGAGCTTCTTCGTGCTTTCTTATTACGGTGTAATTGCAGGATGGACGATCGGTTATATTGGTAAATCAATTTCTGGTTCTACAGAGTCATTTGCAGATTTTGCTGCTAACCCAACAATGACAATTCCGCTGATGGCTGCCTTTACGCTAGTCACGATTTTTATTGTCAACAAAGGTATTTCAGGTGGTATAGAAAAGGCTGCTAAAGTTTTAATGCCTGTTTTATTCATTCTAATTGCCGTAGTAGCGATTAGAAGTTTAACACTAGAAGGTGCTATGAAAGGGGTTGATTTCTACATGAACCCAGATTTCAGTAAGATCACTGGTAATACGATTCTAGCCGCACTAGGTCAGGCATTTTTCTCTATGAGTATCGGTTGGGGTATTATGGTTACCTACGGATCTTATCTACCAAAATCAGCGAACATAGTAAGTAGTGGTGTATGGGTAGGCTTTATGGATGCTGGAGTAGCGCTATTAGCTGGATTTATGATTTTCCCTGCTGTATTTGCTTACGGGCTATCTCCTGAAGCTGGGCCAACTTTGGTGTTTCAAGTGCTTCCAGAGATATTCTCACAAATGCCTGGTGGCGCTGCCATAGGGGCATTTTTCTTCCTGTTATTAACTGTAGCAGCTTTGACCTCTTCAATTTCGATGTTAGAAGTACCAGCATCTTACTTTATGGATGAAAAGAAATGGAGCCGTAAGAAATCGGCTTGGGTTGTCGGAACTGCATTATTCATAGTAGGTATTCCTTCGGCACTTTCTTCAGGAGGAGCAGCATTCTTTTCAGAAATGGAAGTCACCATTTTCGGTGGTACTTACACCGGTTTTATGGATATCCTTGACTACTTCTTCGGTACGTTCTTTATTGTTATCGTAGCGCTTGTTACATGTATTTATGTAGCTTGGAAAATGCCAATTGACAATATTGTTTCTGAGATTGACCAAGGGTCTAAATGGACACCAGGTACTTTAGCATCCAATGCATTTGTATTCTTTATTCGTTTTGTTTGCCCAGTAGTTATTCTGCTAGTGTTACTGAACATGATGGGTATTTTCGGAATTTTTGCTGGTGGAGGTTAA
- a CDS encoding SDR family oxidoreductase encodes MRVLITGANGLLGQKLVKLILDKGTDELIATARGDNRLPYSEDNYTYDQIDITDRGQVLSVIKTHQPDVVIHTAAMTNVDQSEIEQEACWKQNVDAVSYVIEACEQTGAFLLHLSTDFIFDGEDGPYDELASANPISYYGESKLAAEKLLFESKIKWSIARTVLVYGIAHDMSRSNIVLWVKKSLEEGKEIKVVDDQLRSPTLAEDLAIGCYLIADQRAEGIYNISGKDLLTPYEMALETAKFFQLDIKTMERADASTFTQTAKRPPKTGLLINKAIKDLGYSPRSFVEGIAILVKQMS; translated from the coding sequence ATGAGAGTATTAATAACTGGTGCTAATGGCCTACTTGGTCAAAAGCTGGTGAAGTTGATTTTGGACAAAGGTACCGATGAACTTATTGCTACTGCAAGAGGTGATAATCGATTGCCCTATTCGGAAGACAATTATACCTATGATCAAATTGACATTACAGATCGAGGCCAAGTCCTATCCGTTATAAAAACACATCAACCAGACGTCGTAATCCATACGGCAGCCATGACAAATGTAGACCAGTCCGAGATTGAGCAAGAGGCTTGCTGGAAGCAAAATGTGGATGCTGTTTCTTATGTGATAGAAGCTTGTGAACAAACGGGAGCGTTTCTTCTGCACTTATCGACCGATTTTATTTTTGATGGAGAAGATGGCCCATATGATGAGTTAGCTAGTGCTAATCCGATCAGTTATTATGGGGAAAGTAAATTGGCAGCCGAGAAACTACTTTTTGAGTCCAAAATTAAGTGGTCGATCGCTAGAACAGTGCTGGTTTATGGAATTGCGCACGATATGAGCCGATCTAACATAGTGCTCTGGGTGAAGAAAAGTCTCGAAGAAGGGAAAGAGATTAAAGTGGTAGATGATCAATTAAGAAGCCCTACGCTTGCCGAAGACCTAGCGATAGGATGTTACTTAATAGCCGATCAGCGTGCTGAAGGTATTTATAATATTAGCGGAAAAGATCTATTAACGCCTTACGAAATGGCTTTGGAAACTGCCAAGTTCTTTCAGTTAGATATCAAAACAATGGAACGAGCAGATGCATCAACATTTACCCAAACCGCCAAAAGGCCTCCAAAGACAGGTTTGTTAATCAACAAAGCCATCAAAGACTTGGGTTATTCCCCTAGGTCATTTGTCGAAGGTATAGCAATACTGGTCAAGCAGATGTCATAG